One segment of Bradyrhizobium sp. CB2312 DNA contains the following:
- a CDS encoding squalene monooxygenase translates to MNRHFGQRAVVIGAGMGGLSVAGALSSAFKEVIILERDTLPASVMSRAGVPQDRHPHLLLAGGLQALDSLFPGYAQDLAAAGAVPVNVFKDVHYERPDVGALPRRDCGTSLLCASRPLIEHTLRRKVVAIANVTLQSQSRVTEIVPAAIRPMVKFETDAGVGAAIEADLVIDASGRGAPTLGLLDALGWEKPQETVVGVDISYTTAVLRAAPTSFNWLNLVTLPDPAISATAGLIIPLEGGRWFATISQHGATDHPETWEEFLAVARQLNTPAIYNAIYKLLPPGGLRHFVLDASRWRHFERLERLPHGILPVADSLCRFNPVYGQGMTVAAREAKLLHDILGRVAGEEDPIEALQAAFMSEVGTLLQAPWNMGVNADFAYPTTRGERPERYEESRQFEAALFRAAVADPVVQRAFSDVVQLMEPFDLLNQPDIRQRIESHSLAQSA, encoded by the coding sequence ATGAACCGTCATTTTGGGCAGCGCGCGGTCGTCATCGGAGCGGGGATGGGCGGATTGTCTGTCGCCGGAGCGCTTTCCTCCGCATTCAAGGAGGTCATCATTCTCGAACGCGACACGCTGCCGGCCTCGGTCATGTCCCGTGCCGGCGTTCCCCAGGATCGGCATCCGCATCTTCTTCTGGCCGGCGGGCTCCAGGCGCTCGACTCGCTCTTCCCCGGATACGCGCAGGATCTTGCCGCGGCTGGTGCCGTTCCTGTGAACGTCTTTAAAGACGTCCACTACGAGCGGCCGGATGTCGGCGCTCTGCCGCGGCGCGATTGCGGGACGTCGCTGCTGTGCGCCTCGCGGCCGCTGATCGAGCACACCTTGCGCCGAAAGGTCGTCGCGATCGCCAATGTGACGTTGCAATCGCAAAGCCGCGTGACGGAGATTGTGCCGGCTGCGATCCGGCCGATGGTCAAGTTCGAGACCGACGCAGGCGTTGGTGCCGCGATCGAGGCGGATCTCGTGATCGACGCATCCGGCCGCGGCGCGCCGACCCTTGGCCTGCTCGATGCGCTTGGCTGGGAAAAGCCGCAGGAAACCGTCGTGGGCGTCGACATCAGCTACACCACCGCGGTTCTCAGGGCTGCGCCGACCTCGTTCAACTGGCTCAATCTCGTCACCTTGCCCGATCCGGCCATCTCGGCGACAGCCGGGTTGATCATTCCGCTCGAAGGCGGGCGCTGGTTTGCAACAATTTCCCAGCACGGTGCGACGGATCACCCGGAGACCTGGGAGGAGTTTCTCGCCGTTGCGCGCCAGTTGAACACGCCTGCGATCTACAATGCGATCTACAAGCTGTTGCCGCCCGGTGGCCTCCGGCATTTCGTGCTTGATGCGAGCCGCTGGCGGCATTTCGAACGGCTCGAGCGGTTGCCGCACGGGATTCTTCCGGTGGCGGACTCGCTGTGCCGGTTCAATCCGGTCTACGGCCAGGGCATGACGGTCGCGGCGCGCGAGGCAAAGCTGCTGCACGACATCCTGGGGCGCGTGGCCGGGGAGGAGGATCCGATCGAGGCGCTCCAGGCTGCGTTCATGTCCGAAGTGGGTACGCTGCTTCAGGCGCCCTGGAACATGGGCGTGAACGCCGATTTCGCCTATCCCACCACGCGCGGCGAGCGCCCGGAGCGTTACGAGGAAAGCCGGCAGTTCGAGGCCGCTCTATTCCGGGCCGCTGTGGCCGATCCGGTGGTTCAGCGGGCGTTCTCCGATGTCGTGCAACTCATGGAGCCGTTCGACCTGCTCAACCAGCCCGATATCCGGCAGCGAATCGAGTCTCATTCCCTTGCGCAGAGCGCCTGA
- a CDS encoding HNH endonuclease codes for MNAHVSQGSWPVLVLNADFRPLSYYPLSLWSWQDAIKAVFLDRVNIVAHYDQAVRSPTLQMQLPSVVSLKSFVKPTTHPAFTRFNVFLRDRFACQYCGSPEDLTFDHIIPRSKGGQTTWENVVAACSPCNLRKGNLTPAQARMFPRQSAFAPTVHQLHRNGRLFPPNYLHDSWLDYLYWDTELDP; via the coding sequence TTGAACGCACATGTCTCGCAAGGCAGTTGGCCGGTGCTGGTCCTGAATGCGGACTTCCGGCCGCTGAGTTACTACCCACTGTCTCTGTGGTCGTGGCAAGACGCGATCAAGGCGGTGTTCCTCGACCGCGTCAACATCGTCGCGCATTACGATCAGGCGGTTCGAAGTCCCACGCTGCAAATGCAGCTGCCCAGCGTCGTCTCGCTCAAATCCTTCGTCAAGCCGACCACCCATCCCGCCTTCACCCGTTTCAACGTCTTCCTGCGCGATCGTTTCGCCTGCCAATATTGCGGCTCGCCCGAAGACCTCACTTTCGATCACATCATCCCGCGCAGCAAAGGCGGCCAGACCACCTGGGAGAACGTGGTCGCGGCGTGCTCGCCCTGTAACCTTCGCAAGGGCAATCTCACCCCGGCGCAAGCCAGGATGTTTCCGCGCCAAAGCGCGTTCGCCCCGACCGTGCACCAGCTCCACCGCAACGGCCGCCTGTTCCCGCCGAACTATCTGCACGACAGCTGGCTGGACTATCTCTACTGGGATACGGAGCTGGATCCGTAG
- a CDS encoding peptidyl-alpha-hydroxyglycine alpha-amidating lyase family protein: protein MPAILGTGEHRYRVVDNFAKLPDGWQLTDVASVAVDSKDRVYVFNRGAHPMVVLDREGNFLRSFGEGLFSRAHGLHIDADDNLYCTDDGDHTVRKCTTDGKVLLTIGIPAKPAPFMSGEPFHRCTHTALSPKGEIYVSDGYGNARVHKFTPDGKLIKSWGEPGTDPGQFNIVHNIATDADGWVYVADRENHRVQVFNGEGEYETQWNNLHRPCALCCCGGAKSPTFVIGELGPGLDINRNVPNLGPRLSIVDAQGKRIARLGGEQGPGVASGKFLAPHGIALDSRGDIYVGEVGVTNWKTSFPDEEMPAVVGATRCLQKLERVRE from the coding sequence ATGCCAGCCATTCTCGGCACCGGCGAGCACCGCTACCGCGTCGTCGACAATTTCGCGAAGCTGCCCGACGGCTGGCAGCTGACCGACGTGGCCTCGGTCGCGGTCGACAGCAAGGACCGCGTCTACGTCTTCAACCGCGGCGCCCATCCGATGGTGGTGCTCGACCGCGAGGGCAATTTCCTTCGGAGTTTTGGCGAGGGCCTGTTCTCCCGCGCGCACGGCCTGCATATCGACGCCGACGACAATCTGTATTGCACCGACGACGGCGACCACACCGTGCGCAAATGCACGACCGACGGCAAGGTGCTGCTGACGATCGGCATCCCCGCAAAGCCGGCGCCGTTCATGAGCGGAGAGCCGTTTCACCGCTGCACTCACACCGCACTGTCGCCGAAAGGCGAGATCTACGTCTCCGACGGTTATGGCAATGCGCGCGTCCACAAGTTCACGCCCGATGGCAAGCTGATCAAGAGCTGGGGCGAGCCCGGCACCGATCCCGGCCAGTTCAACATCGTGCACAACATCGCGACCGATGCCGACGGCTGGGTCTATGTCGCCGACCGCGAAAACCACCGCGTGCAGGTGTTCAACGGCGAGGGCGAGTACGAGACGCAGTGGAACAATTTGCACCGGCCCTGCGCGCTGTGCTGCTGCGGCGGCGCCAAGAGTCCGACCTTCGTCATCGGCGAGCTCGGCCCCGGCCTCGACATCAACCGCAATGTGCCAAATCTCGGCCCGCGGCTGTCGATCGTCGACGCGCAGGGCAAGCGCATCGCGCGCCTCGGCGGCGAGCAAGGCCCGGGCGTTGCCAGCGGAAAATTCCTGGCCCCGCACGGCATCGCGCTGGATTCGAGGGGCGACATCTATGTCGGCGAGGTCGGCGTCACCAACTGGAAAACCAGCTTTCCGGACGAGGAGATGCCGGCCGTAGTAGGCGCCACGCGTTGCCTGCAGAAGCTGGAGCGGGTGCGGGAATGA